Proteins from a single region of Verrucosispora sp. NA02020:
- a CDS encoding amino acid ABC transporter permease, which produces MPYVSEVAGIPLVDGVLSHLGRLGAGLLVTVELTAASFAGAMVLGTLLAIMRIVPVPLLRLCAAIYVQFMRNTPLLVLLVLFVFGLPEIGILYDLFWTVTTAMAMYGAALVAETIRSGIRTVPPGEAEAARALGMTTARSLRHVILPRAFRSMVQPLGNIFIAIALSSSLAAAVGVTELTGETDLINLEFADAGPTFLVSTALYLILTLSIGFVTGLLEKKVAIGR; this is translated from the coding sequence GTGCCGTACGTGTCGGAGGTGGCTGGGATCCCGCTGGTCGACGGCGTGCTCAGCCACCTCGGCCGGCTGGGAGCCGGCCTCCTGGTCACCGTCGAGCTCACGGCGGCCTCGTTCGCGGGCGCGATGGTCCTGGGCACCCTGCTGGCGATCATGCGGATCGTGCCGGTGCCGTTGCTGAGGCTCTGCGCCGCGATCTACGTGCAGTTCATGCGCAACACGCCGCTGCTGGTCCTGCTGGTGCTGTTCGTGTTCGGGCTGCCCGAGATCGGGATCCTGTACGACCTGTTCTGGACGGTCACCACCGCGATGGCGATGTACGGGGCCGCGCTGGTCGCCGAGACGATCCGGTCCGGCATCCGGACCGTGCCGCCCGGTGAGGCGGAAGCGGCCCGGGCCCTGGGCATGACCACGGCACGCAGTCTGCGTCACGTCATCCTTCCGCGCGCCTTCCGCTCGATGGTCCAGCCGCTGGGGAACATCTTCATCGCCATCGCCCTGAGCAGTTCCCTCGCCGCGGCGGTCGGTGTCACCGAGCTGACCGGCGAGACCGACCTGATCAACCTGGAATTCGCCGACGCCGGCCCGACCTTCCTGGTCAGCACGGCGCTCTACCTCATCCTGACCCTGAGCATCGGCTTCGTCACCGGGCTGCTGGAGAAGAAGGTGGCGATCGGACGATGA
- a CDS encoding amino acid ABC transporter permease: MSVSEQALFDQPGPRGRRWIRLATIGTAVLLVGLFWLAITEFHAHGQLDPAKWTIFGQWPVMAFLLRGLAATLLAAGVSAVIAAPLGFLVALGRLSRRRVIRWPAVAYVELFRAVPILLLLFAFLILAPRFGLRLPIFWQLVVPIVVSNVAALAEIFRAGILSVDRGQTEAGLCVGLSPSATMRLVVLPQALRRVAPALVTQFIRLLKESTLGYVVSFLELLHAGRVLGEYTHALIQTYLVMTLMFVAVNALLSWLATVLQRRG; the protein is encoded by the coding sequence ATGAGCGTGTCCGAGCAGGCCCTGTTCGACCAGCCGGGTCCCCGGGGCCGGCGATGGATCCGGCTGGCGACCATCGGCACCGCCGTCCTCCTGGTCGGTCTGTTCTGGCTTGCGATCACCGAGTTCCACGCCCACGGCCAGCTCGACCCCGCCAAATGGACGATCTTCGGGCAGTGGCCTGTGATGGCCTTCCTGCTCCGGGGCCTCGCGGCCACCCTCCTGGCCGCCGGGGTCAGCGCCGTGATCGCCGCGCCGCTGGGATTCCTGGTCGCGCTCGGCCGGCTGTCCCGGCGACGGGTCATCCGGTGGCCGGCGGTTGCGTACGTGGAACTGTTCCGCGCGGTGCCGATCCTGCTGCTGCTGTTCGCCTTCCTGATCCTGGCGCCTCGCTTCGGGCTACGGCTACCGATCTTCTGGCAACTGGTCGTACCGATCGTGGTCTCGAACGTGGCCGCCCTCGCCGAGATCTTCCGCGCCGGCATCCTCTCCGTCGACAGGGGACAGACCGAGGCCGGGCTCTGCGTGGGCTTGAGCCCATCGGCCACCATGCGGCTGGTGGTGCTCCCGCAGGCCCTGCGGCGCGTCGCCCCGGCGCTGGTGACGCAGTTCATCCGCCTGCTCAAGGAGAGCACGCTCGGCTACGTGGTGAGTTTCCTCGAACTGCTCCACGCGGGCCGGGTGCTCGGCGAGTACACCCACGCCCTCATCCAGACCTACCTCGTGATGACCCTCATGTTCGTCGCGGTCAACGCATTGCTGTCGTGGCTCGCCACGGTGCTGCAGCGGCGTGGCTGA
- a CDS encoding DUF2087 domain-containing protein, which translates to MSAEAAHAAEILTALATPERLQALAELARRGDDGLTATQLAQALDIPVPKAGAALARLHAIGVVTGTGVYRARLDALRETAADLDRQQPISRLLVVYPELRSVFSHGRLTAFPPPLSRRWELLAEMLVRFLDLDGPCDEDEINRRLSAVTDDVAGARRMLVDAGWLERDRAGTTYGTSRTLPARESSA; encoded by the coding sequence ATGTCCGCCGAAGCCGCGCACGCCGCGGAGATCCTCACCGCGCTCGCCACTCCCGAGCGCCTCCAGGCGTTGGCCGAACTCGCCCGCCGGGGCGACGACGGGCTCACGGCCACCCAGTTGGCCCAGGCGCTGGACATCCCCGTACCGAAGGCCGGAGCGGCGCTCGCCCGGCTCCACGCGATCGGCGTGGTCACCGGCACCGGCGTCTACCGGGCCCGGCTCGACGCCCTGCGGGAGACCGCCGCCGACCTGGACCGTCAGCAGCCGATCAGCCGTCTGCTCGTGGTCTATCCGGAGCTGCGGAGCGTCTTCTCGCACGGCCGGCTGACCGCCTTTCCGCCGCCCCTGTCGCGGCGGTGGGAACTGCTGGCCGAGATGCTGGTCCGCTTCCTCGACCTCGACGGCCCGTGCGACGAGGACGAGATCAACCGGCGGCTCTCCGCCGTCACCGACGACGTGGCCGGTGCCCGGCGGATGCTGGTCGACGCCGGCTGGCTGGAACGCGACCGCGCCGGCACCACCTACGGCACGTCGCGCACGCTACCCGCGCGCGAGTCGTCCGCCTGA
- a CDS encoding class II glutamine amidotransferase produces MCRLLGVVGASAGRLTELLATELPGFTELSAEHGDGWGVAHWHDGELRVDKEPTSARTSEGFTSTLSRITTDAALLHIRLANPGSPLVLANTHPFRSATVAFAHNGDFSPADAVDDLLEPEMREAVAGTTDSERFFLLVRQFLRRTDPVTALSSAAAEVRRHATRYSGLNCLLLTEQSLFAYADHDPDSAVSRRRGPGFFPLNYLVEPDRVVVASTGWDQPTPPWHQLDQRHVLEVRRSDLRVSRHLTRPELPPVAAVKSGVR; encoded by the coding sequence ATGTGCCGTCTGTTGGGTGTGGTCGGCGCGTCCGCCGGTCGCCTGACCGAGCTTCTCGCCACCGAACTACCCGGATTCACCGAACTCTCGGCCGAACACGGCGACGGCTGGGGCGTGGCCCACTGGCACGACGGTGAACTCCGCGTCGACAAGGAGCCGACGTCGGCCCGTACCAGCGAGGGATTCACCTCCACGCTGAGCCGGATCACCACCGACGCCGCCCTGCTGCACATCAGGCTGGCCAATCCCGGGTCACCGCTCGTCCTGGCCAACACCCACCCGTTCCGGTCCGCGACGGTCGCCTTCGCCCACAACGGTGACTTCTCCCCGGCCGACGCCGTCGACGATCTGCTCGAACCGGAGATGCGTGAAGCGGTCGCCGGTACCACCGACAGCGAACGGTTCTTCCTCCTGGTCAGGCAGTTCCTGCGCCGCACCGACCCGGTGACCGCGCTCAGTTCGGCCGCCGCCGAGGTACGGCGTCACGCCACCCGGTACAGCGGCCTCAACTGCCTGCTGCTGACCGAGCAGTCGTTGTTCGCCTACGCGGACCATGATCCGGACTCCGCTGTCAGCCGGCGTCGTGGCCCCGGGTTCTTCCCCCTCAACTACCTCGTCGAACCCGATCGCGTGGTGGTCGCCTCGACGGGTTGGGACCAGCCCACCCCGCCCTGGCACCAACTGGACCAACGGCACGTGCTCGAGGTCCGCCGCTCCGATCTGCGGGTCTCCCGACACCTGACGCGGCCCGAGCTGCCCCCGGTCGCGGCCGTGAAGAGCGGCGTCCGATGA